Proteins from one Penicillium digitatum chromosome 2, complete sequence genomic window:
- a CDS encoding COP9 signalosome subunit 6 (CsnF), putative, protein MTASTNRIYYSVRHQKFLYIPGLQTTVMEPPQCLVSQKSSDSGLHIQLHPLVLLTISDQITRHAARQQHGPIIGGLLGQQNGREITLEHAFECPVTCGLNDDIILPAAWFGERLQQFKDVHKDPALDLVGWWSTAPSNGPNDAHLPLHRQILQDYNESAVFLAFHPSQLQDSSSNGGKLPLTVYESVHEGETAPDASKDMQVDGEQPVLNIRFRELPYSVETGESEMIGIDTIKTEQTESNKQTSQIELSQEEEELIASLSTRLNAVRTLETRVSLIKSYLSSLSEADFSSDRSKDNTSATKLSHPILRNVNSLLSHLSILSPSEQSTFATEVLSQSNDVLLISLLGQLGNNVKAMRELGRKSAVVQTARHVATARKDPTVLQRSFNEEFYGQAGRGGGPMYS, encoded by the exons ATGACCGCATCAACTAACCGTATCTATTACTCTGTCCGTCACCAGAAGTTCCTCTACATCCCAGGATTGCAAACTACAGTCATGGAGCCTCCACAGTGTCTGGTCTCTCAAAAGTCATCCGATTCGGGCCTCCACATCCAGCTACACCCGCTCGTTCTCCTCACTATCTCCGACCAAATTACTCGACACGCTGCCCGACAGCAGCACGGGCCGATAATTGGCGGTCTCCTAGGTCAACAGAATGGACGGGAGATAACACTGGAGCATGCATTCGAGTGCCCTGTTACTTGTGGACTGAACGATGATATTATTTTGCCTGCGGCATGGTTTGGAGAACGTCTTCAGCAGT TCAAAGATGTGCACAAAGATCCCGCACTAGACCTTGTTGGATGGTGGTCAACTGCGCCATCAAACGGGCCGAATGACGCCCATCTCCCCCTCCACCGACAGATCCTCCAGGACTACAACGAATCTGCCGTCTTCCTCGCCTTCCACCCCTCACAGCTCCAAGATTCAAGTTCAAATGGAGGTAAACTTCCCCTGACCGTATACGAAAGTGTCCATGAAGGCGAGACTGCCCCCGATGCAAGCAAGGACATGCAGGTTGATGGTGAGCAGCCGGTGCTGAATATCAGATTCAGGGAGCTGCCCTACTCAGTGGAAACGGGAGAATCAGAGATGATTGGTATCGATACTATT AAGACAGAACAAACAGAGTCAAATAAGCAGACCTCGCAGATTGAACTCTCacaagaggaagaggaat TAATCGCAAGCCTCAGTACTCGTCTCAATGCCGTGCGCACCCTCGAAACCCGCGTCTCCCTTATCAAATCCTATTTGTCCAGTCTCTCAGAAGCGGATTTTAGCTCAGATCGATCAAAGGACAATACATCCGCCACCAAGCTGTCACACCCAATCCTCCGCAACGTCAACTCTCTCCTCTCGCACCTGTCCATTCTCTCTCCGTCAGAGCAAAGCACCTTCGCCACCGAAGTACTTTCGCAAAGCAACGACGTGCTGTTGATCTCGCTACTTGGCCAACTCGGCAACAACGTTAAAGCCATGCGCGAACTAGGTCGCAAATCTGCGGTGGTTCAGACTGCACGTCACGTAGCCACCGCGCGCAAAGATCCCACCGTGCTCCAAAGAAGCTTCAATGAGGAGTTCTATGGCCAGGCTGGGCGCGGGGGTGGCCCCATGTATTCATGA